In Clupea harengus chromosome 1, Ch_v2.0.2, whole genome shotgun sequence, one DNA window encodes the following:
- the socs3a gene encoding suppressor of cytokine signaling 3a, translating to MVRQSILTTGNSRRPPLRCKTFTGMRQHKLILQALSKLQQSGFYWGAISGREAQSLLETQAVGTFLLRDSSDTRHFFTLSVKTQQGTKNLRMQCDSESFWLESDPHCQKPVPQFDCVLKMIHYYMPHGDSHSPSCYVYSDGGKVPLTLHRPLTCGLTSLKHLCRKTVNGHQDVCVERQHLPLMLQEFLEEYDAPI from the coding sequence ATGGTGAGACAGAGCATACTGACGACCGGCAACTCACGGCGGCCACCCCTGAGGTGCAAGACATTCACAGGCATGCGGCAGCACAAGCTCATCCTGCAAGCCCTCAGCAAGCTCCAGCAGAGCGGCTTCTACTGGGGGGCCATTAGCGGCCGCGAAGCCCAGTCGTTGCTGGAGACCCAGGCGGTGGGCACCTTCCTGCTGCGCGACAGCTCCGACACACGCCACTTCTTCACCCTCAGTGTCAAGACGCAGCAGGGCACCAAAAACCTGCGCATGCAGTGTGACTCCGAGAGCTTTTGGCTGGAGTCAGACCCCCACTGCCAGAAACCTGTACCCCAGTTTGACTGCGTGTTGAAGATGATCCACTATTACATGCCACACGGGGACTCACACTCACCTTCCTGCTACGTCTACTCGGATGGAGGGAAGGTCCCTCTGACCCTGCACAGACCCCTGACCTGTGGCCTCACATCACTCAAGCACCTGTGTCGCAAGACTGTAAATGGCcaccaggatgtgtgtgtggagcgccAGCACCTACCTCTCATGCTCCAGGAGTTCCTAGAGGAGTACGATGCACCCATCTAA